One genomic region from Bacteroidetes Order II. bacterium encodes:
- a CDS encoding amidohydrolase, with product MHKTIAFPELVLPDFSLFPKGAGSFNFLSGVRRHLHQHPELGFHEINTAQFLRHILRQAGLTPSTPLGKTGFFVDIVGLPNGRAVGYRADMDALPIQDLKKVPYASKTNGKAHLCGHDIHSTVAVGVALALLARRTSFRGKVRVFFQPAEETSPSGAPLMIRDGVLNGLDAAFALHVDPTLPTGMFGLKVGASTAAADTFQVRVSGEKTGHSARPHESGDPVWIITQIMNALYQLVGRITDSRNPAVLTICTLEAGKALNVIPKTASFGGTLRVADQQDRLKLRHHLIQTVEQIGTLYGAIPEVAYQFGAPAVINDPRLHQVVSETTKRLFGSEAIFKIPRPSMGAEDFSHYGEYLPIYLVRLGTQSSASTAFPLHDARFDADEHALQPAIELMTESLIHFLES from the coding sequence CTTTCCCCGAGTTGGTGTTGCCGGACTTTTCGCTTTTCCCGAAAGGGGCTGGCAGTTTTAATTTTTTGTCTGGCGTTCGAAGACACCTTCACCAACACCCCGAATTAGGTTTTCATGAAATTAATACCGCCCAGTTCTTGCGGCATATTCTCCGTCAAGCGGGTTTAACCCCAAGTACTCCTCTTGGGAAGACAGGGTTTTTTGTGGATATTGTGGGGTTGCCTAATGGGCGGGCGGTGGGTTATCGGGCAGATATGGATGCACTACCCATTCAAGACCTCAAAAAAGTACCATACGCATCAAAAACAAATGGCAAGGCCCACTTGTGTGGGCATGATATTCATAGCACGGTAGCGGTGGGGGTGGCTTTGGCGCTATTGGCACGCCGTACATCTTTTCGGGGGAAGGTTCGGGTTTTTTTTCAACCTGCCGAAGAGACCTCGCCCAGTGGCGCGCCTCTAATGATTCGTGATGGTGTATTGAATGGCTTAGACGCTGCTTTTGCGTTGCATGTAGATCCGACTTTACCAACAGGGATGTTTGGTCTTAAAGTAGGGGCCTCTACGGCTGCCGCCGATACCTTTCAGGTGCGGGTTTCTGGCGAAAAAACGGGCCATTCCGCCAGACCTCATGAATCGGGGGATCCAGTTTGGATTATTACCCAGATCATGAATGCCTTATATCAATTAGTGGGGCGTATTACCGACAGCAGAAATCCGGCTGTTCTGACCATTTGCACGCTCGAAGCAGGCAAAGCCTTAAATGTTATCCCTAAAACGGCCTCTTTTGGCGGAACTTTGCGCGTGGCGGATCAGCAAGACCGCCTGAAACTCCGTCATCACCTGATACAGACCGTAGAACAGATTGGCACATTGTACGGTGCTATCCCCGAAGTTGCGTATCAGTTTGGCGCACCGGCCGTTATTAATGACCCTAGATTACACCAAGTGGTCTCAGAAACAACCAAACGGCTTTTTGGGAGCGAGGCCATATTCAAAATCCCGCGTCCAAGTATGGGGGCGGAGGATTTTTCACATTATGGCGAGTACCTACCCATTTATTTGGTCCGCTTAGGAACCCAAAGCAGTGCTTCAACAGCATTTCCGCTGCATGATGCCCGTTTTGATGCAGATGAGCACGCACTCCAGCCAGCCATTGAACTGATGACCGAGAGCCTGATTCATTTTCTGGAATCTTAG
- a CDS encoding lamin tail domain-containing protein has translation MKRFVFLLLGLVCIMPAKSVAQAVPLPLEVVINEIHYNPSGADDLEFLELYNISNKTFDLKDFRFKDDTATIRTITNTSTLLVPGSYVVLAKDGTLFPAAYPAAKALIPPSWPALNNDSEVVTLLYGNTTIDQVSYRSSWGGADVSLERIDPNSASNNAANWGSCTDPAKATPGKQNSIYKPDVDPPKVLIARQLTNTTVQVVFNEPLLGTSVRPAGFQLGGVAANAVALSADGLSVTLTFATVTAGTLSITGVQDLAKNAVSTLQVTLARFPQPGELLINEIMFDPLADTKDNIPDQTEYFELVNTSTATLDITNLFWTNAPDENGKADTIRVSAGSRSVAPGGYVVISSESGFNAAAPASTSKLAKAFGGILFDDPNLTFVPIDRTSLSLTNSGETIRLHRPDKTVLDEVTYLPNWHNPNILVTKGVALERISPLATSNKANNWTSSAGLQGGTPGKRNSVYTTGEVPQNSGKISIGPSPFSPDQDGKDDVAAISYKLSTATSLIRVRIYDSTGRLVRTLEEAVLGTQEGTLFWNGLDEAGQSLRVGIYIVLLESVDRTTGTTEAYKAPVVLARSF, from the coding sequence ATGAAGCGTTTTGTATTTCTTCTGCTGGGGCTGGTGTGTATTATGCCCGCAAAAAGCGTCGCACAAGCCGTTCCCTTACCATTAGAGGTAGTCATTAACGAAATCCACTATAATCCGTCGGGTGCGGATGACTTGGAATTTCTGGAATTGTACAATATTTCCAATAAGACCTTTGATCTGAAAGACTTCCGGTTTAAGGACGATACGGCGACCATTCGTACCATTACCAATACCTCTACACTACTGGTTCCGGGTAGTTATGTGGTTTTGGCAAAAGACGGTACGTTGTTTCCTGCCGCCTACCCGGCTGCAAAAGCCCTTATCCCCCCTTCATGGCCAGCACTCAACAACGATTCCGAAGTGGTGACACTGCTCTATGGAAATACAACCATAGACCAAGTATCGTATCGAAGCTCATGGGGAGGGGCAGACGTTTCTCTGGAGCGGATTGATCCCAATAGTGCTTCAAACAATGCCGCTAATTGGGGTTCTTGTACCGATCCGGCAAAGGCCACCCCCGGCAAACAAAACAGCATTTATAAACCCGATGTGGATCCTCCGAAGGTATTAATCGCCCGACAACTTACCAATACTACCGTACAGGTCGTTTTTAATGAACCCCTACTGGGGACATCCGTACGGCCTGCTGGTTTTCAATTGGGTGGTGTAGCAGCTAATGCTGTTGCCCTCAGTGCAGATGGGCTTTCCGTCACCCTTACGTTTGCAACAGTGACTGCGGGAACGTTAAGCATCACTGGCGTGCAAGATTTAGCCAAAAATGCCGTTTCTACCCTTCAAGTGACCCTTGCGCGATTCCCACAACCCGGTGAACTCCTTATCAATGAAATTATGTTCGACCCCCTGGCCGATACAAAGGACAATATCCCGGATCAAACCGAGTATTTTGAATTGGTCAATACTTCTACTGCTACTTTGGACATCACAAATTTGTTCTGGACCAATGCGCCGGATGAAAATGGAAAAGCAGATACTATTCGGGTCTCGGCTGGAAGCCGCTCTGTGGCGCCGGGCGGTTATGTGGTAATTTCTTCAGAATCTGGCTTTAATGCGGCAGCACCTGCCAGTACCTCGAAATTGGCGAAAGCATTTGGCGGAATTTTATTTGATGATCCTAATCTCACGTTTGTTCCCATAGATAGGACTTCTCTTAGCCTAACCAATTCTGGCGAAACCATTCGTTTGCACCGCCCCGACAAAACGGTTCTGGACGAAGTAACCTATTTGCCGAACTGGCATAACCCCAATATCTTGGTCACGAAAGGAGTGGCACTGGAACGTATAAGCCCTTTGGCAACTTCCAATAAGGCGAATAATTGGACAAGCAGCGCCGGACTTCAAGGAGGAACTCCCGGTAAGCGAAATAGTGTGTACACAACCGGAGAAGTGCCACAAAATAGTGGCAAGATCAGTATTGGCCCCTCTCCATTTTCGCCTGATCAGGATGGCAAAGACGATGTTGCCGCCATTTCATACAAACTCTCCACCGCCACCTCGTTGATCCGTGTCCGCATTTATGACAGTACGGGAAGATTAGTCCGTACACTTGAGGAAGCGGTTCTGGGTACACAAGAAGGAACCCTATTCTGGAATGGATTAGACGAGGCGGGCCAATCGCTTCGTGTAGGGATATATATCGTCCTCTTGGAGTCCGTAGATCGCACTACGGGTACCACCGAGGCATATAAGGCTCCCGTGGTATTGGCCCGAAGCTTCTGA
- a CDS encoding iron-sulfur cluster assembly accessory protein — MSTVIADAPIKITTKAAEEIRKILVAKQIPEGYALRVGVKGGGCSGMSYVLGFDKKKEFDQLFEIEGIQVLMDKRHGLYLLDTTVDYHDGLNNRGFIFDNPNATSTCGCGSSFAA, encoded by the coding sequence ATGAGTACCGTAATTGCAGATGCTCCAATCAAAATTACCACCAAGGCCGCCGAAGAAATCCGGAAAATCTTGGTAGCGAAGCAAATTCCAGAAGGATATGCCCTGCGCGTGGGGGTTAAAGGTGGAGGATGTTCCGGCATGTCGTATGTGTTGGGATTTGACAAAAAAAAGGAATTTGACCAATTGTTTGAAATAGAAGGCATTCAGGTGTTAATGGATAAACGCCACGGTCTGTACCTCTTAGACACCACGGTGGACTATCATGACGGGCTTAACAACCGAGGATTTATTTTCGATAACCCAAATGCCACCTCAACGTGTGGCTGTGGCTCTAGTTTTGCTGCCTAA
- a CDS encoding ATP-dependent Clp protease ATP-binding subunit — translation MEGNFSNRVRDVISFSREEAIRLGHDYIGTEHLLLGIIREGEGIAIKILRNLGCDLHRLRLAIEDTVRASGGTLTAGNIPLTKQAEKVLKITYLEAKLYKSEVIGTEHLLLSLLRDDENLAAQIMQQAFSITYDGARAELDSIISGGTSHGRNKPIVGSQRNPESRSNRPTSGSSKERSKMEKSKTPVLDNFGRDLTKLAEEGKLDVVVGREREIERVAQVLSRRKKNNPVLIGEPGVGKTAIAEGLALRIVQRKVSRILFDKRIVTLDLAGLVAGTKYRGQFEERMKAVMNELEKSPDVILFIDELHTIVGAGGASGSLDASNMFKPALARGEIQCVGATTLDEYRQYIEKDGALDRRFQKIMVDPSTPEETVDILKNIRSKYEEHHNVRFSDEAIELAVKLSDRYITERCLPDKAIDVMDEAGARVHLSNIKVPKEVLDLEAEIEGIREEKNRVVKSQKFEEAARLRDREKRLLEDLDRAKTDWEQRAESEVHDVSLQDIAEVVGMITGIPVDKIAQAEGKKLMEMETALKGRVIGQTEPVEKLARAIRRTRAGLKDPKRPIGSFIFLGPTGVGKTELAKVLTEYLFDSPDAMIRIDMSEYMEKFAVSRLIGAPPGYVGYEEGGQLTEKVRRKPYSVILLDEIEKAHPDVFNILLQVLDDGVLTDGLGRRVDFRNTIIIMTSNIGARDIKNLGKGIGFAQEKSQINYQSMKSTVEDALKRVFNPEFLNRIDDVIVFQPLSKEHILEIIDVMAKDLFQRVKDLGIQIAFTPQAKEFLVEKGYDAQFGARPLRRAIQKYVEDPMAEAILSANLNEGDILEIAYRKEEDAEALLFTPKDKTPPKKTKRQKKSGDEETADKAIED, via the coding sequence ATGGAAGGAAATTTTTCAAATAGGGTTCGGGATGTCATTTCATTCAGTCGCGAGGAAGCCATTCGATTGGGACATGACTATATTGGTACCGAACACCTGCTTTTGGGCATCATTCGGGAAGGAGAAGGCATCGCCATCAAAATTCTCCGAAACTTAGGATGCGACTTGCATCGGCTTCGCCTTGCCATCGAAGATACGGTACGGGCTTCTGGCGGGACGCTTACAGCGGGAAACATCCCGTTGACCAAACAGGCCGAAAAAGTTTTGAAAATCACCTACTTGGAGGCCAAACTCTATAAAAGTGAAGTGATTGGTACCGAACACTTATTGCTCAGCCTGCTTCGCGACGACGAAAACCTGGCCGCACAAATCATGCAACAGGCATTTTCAATTACGTACGACGGGGCACGGGCGGAATTAGATAGCATTATCAGCGGCGGCACTTCGCACGGGCGCAATAAGCCAATCGTGGGGAGCCAACGAAATCCGGAGAGTCGTAGCAATCGCCCTACTTCCGGCTCTTCAAAAGAAAGAAGCAAAATGGAAAAAAGTAAAACACCGGTATTGGATAATTTTGGCCGCGACCTCACCAAACTGGCCGAGGAAGGCAAGTTGGATGTGGTGGTGGGTCGCGAGCGGGAAATTGAACGTGTGGCACAAGTCTTGAGCCGCCGCAAGAAAAATAATCCTGTTTTGATCGGGGAGCCGGGTGTAGGGAAAACAGCCATTGCAGAAGGGCTGGCCCTCCGAATCGTACAGCGCAAAGTGAGCCGAATTCTCTTTGATAAACGCATCGTGACCTTGGACCTAGCAGGTTTAGTGGCAGGAACCAAGTATCGGGGACAGTTCGAGGAACGGATGAAAGCGGTAATGAATGAATTGGAGAAAAGTCCGGATGTGATCCTGTTTATAGACGAGTTGCACACCATTGTGGGAGCGGGCGGTGCTTCCGGTTCTTTGGATGCGAGCAACATGTTTAAGCCAGCGCTCGCCCGTGGCGAAATCCAATGTGTCGGGGCGACTACGTTAGATGAATATCGTCAATATATCGAAAAAGATGGTGCATTAGACCGACGCTTCCAGAAGATCATGGTTGATCCTTCGACGCCGGAAGAAACGGTAGATATTCTGAAAAACATTCGGTCAAAATACGAAGAACACCATAATGTACGCTTTAGCGATGAAGCGATCGAATTGGCCGTCAAATTAAGTGACCGATATATTACTGAACGATGTCTGCCAGATAAAGCCATTGATGTAATGGACGAGGCGGGTGCAAGGGTACATCTTTCCAATATCAAAGTGCCAAAAGAGGTGCTCGACCTCGAAGCAGAGATTGAAGGAATTCGGGAAGAGAAAAACCGTGTCGTAAAAAGTCAAAAATTTGAAGAAGCAGCACGCTTACGTGACCGAGAAAAAAGGTTGCTCGAAGACTTAGACCGCGCAAAAACCGATTGGGAGCAACGCGCAGAAAGTGAAGTCCATGATGTGAGCCTTCAGGATATTGCCGAAGTTGTGGGGATGATTACTGGGATTCCGGTAGATAAAATCGCGCAGGCCGAGGGCAAAAAACTCATGGAGATGGAAACGGCCCTGAAAGGCCGGGTTATTGGTCAAACAGAACCCGTTGAAAAATTGGCGCGTGCCATTCGTCGGACACGTGCAGGGCTTAAAGACCCCAAACGACCGATCGGATCCTTTATTTTCTTGGGGCCAACGGGCGTTGGAAAAACCGAATTGGCCAAGGTGCTGACTGAATATTTGTTTGATTCGCCCGATGCCATGATCCGGATTGACATGTCTGAGTACATGGAAAAATTTGCCGTCAGTCGGTTAATTGGTGCGCCCCCTGGATATGTGGGCTACGAAGAAGGGGGGCAACTGACGGAGAAGGTGCGGAGAAAACCTTATTCAGTTATTTTGTTGGATGAGATCGAAAAAGCCCATCCAGATGTATTTAATATTTTATTACAGGTGCTGGATGACGGTGTTTTGACAGATGGTCTGGGCCGTAGGGTGGACTTTCGGAATACCATCATCATTATGACCTCGAATATTGGGGCGCGTGACATTAAAAATCTTGGCAAAGGTATCGGATTTGCTCAGGAAAAGTCGCAAATTAATTACCAAAGCATGAAGAGCACCGTGGAAGATGCGTTGAAGCGGGTGTTTAATCCGGAATTTCTCAATCGGATTGATGATGTGATTGTCTTTCAACCATTGTCTAAAGAACATATCTTGGAAATCATTGATGTTATGGCCAAGGACTTGTTCCAAAGGGTTAAAGACCTCGGTATTCAAATTGCCTTTACCCCTCAAGCGAAAGAGTTTTTGGTAGAGAAAGGATACGATGCCCAATTCGGGGCGCGACCTTTACGCAGGGCGATACAGAAATATGTGGAAGACCCTATGGCGGAAGCCATTCTTTCGGCCAATTTGAACGAAGGAGACATTCTGGAAATCGCTTACCGCAAAGAAGAAGACGCAGAAGCACTCCTGTTTACGCCAAAAGACAAGACACCGCCCAAAAAGACAAAGCGGCAAAAGAAATCTGGTGACGAGGAAACTGCTGATAAGGCTATTGAAGATTGA